Proteins from a genomic interval of Candidatus Obscuribacterales bacterium:
- the thiS gene encoding sulfur carrier protein ThiS, whose product MTSASVTLTVNGETQTCPPQTSLPQFLTLISMNPRLVAVEYNGEILHRQFWEQTLIQEGDRLEVVTIVGGG is encoded by the coding sequence GACGGTGAATGGGGAGACCCAAACCTGTCCACCCCAAACATCGCTCCCCCAGTTTTTAACCTTGATTAGCATGAATCCTCGCTTGGTGGCGGTGGAATATAACGGCGAAATTCTCCATCGTCAGTTTTGGGAGCAGACGCTGATCCAAGAGGGCGATCGCCTCGAAGTGGTCACAATTGTGGGCGGCGGCTAG